One window of the Novosphingobium sp. KACC 22771 genome contains the following:
- a CDS encoding MFS transporter: protein MAGKIKSLRWWIIGLVTLGTVLNYLARSTLSVAAPTLKAELSITTQQYSWIVIAFQASYTVMQTVAGAVLDALGTRLGFMIFAVGWAVANALHALAGGWVGLAFFRSLLGANEAAAIPAGAKVVSEWFPARERSLATSAFQMGTSVGNMIAPPLVAFCILWWGWRSAFVVSGALSLVWALMWWFCYRRPEEHTKLSAQELTMIREGQGGAAPDGPLPSRWSLLKERSFWAIALPRFFAEPAWQTFNFFIPLYLVSAWHLDLKAVALWAWLPFLAADFGSLAAGVLPGWLIRRGAGVIASRKITMTCGALLMAGPACIGLATSPMMAIVFFCIGGFAHQMLNGALITLCSDMFPSNRVGTVSGLTGSAAWIGGILFTFLIGQSADSFGYNPLFVSLCGLDLVGCFVLWMLARKIAE, encoded by the coding sequence ATGGCTGGTAAAATCAAATCCCTGCGTTGGTGGATCATCGGTCTGGTGACGCTGGGGACTGTGCTCAATTATCTGGCGCGCTCGACGCTCTCGGTCGCCGCGCCCACGCTCAAGGCGGAACTGAGCATCACGACCCAGCAATACAGCTGGATCGTGATCGCCTTTCAGGCCAGCTATACGGTGATGCAGACGGTGGCGGGCGCGGTGCTCGATGCGCTGGGCACGCGGCTGGGCTTCATGATCTTTGCGGTGGGCTGGGCGGTGGCCAATGCGCTCCATGCGCTGGCGGGGGGATGGGTTGGTCTGGCCTTTTTCCGCAGCCTGCTGGGCGCGAATGAGGCCGCCGCGATTCCGGCCGGGGCCAAGGTCGTGTCCGAATGGTTCCCTGCGCGCGAACGCTCGCTGGCGACCAGCGCGTTTCAGATGGGCACCAGCGTCGGCAATATGATCGCGCCGCCCTTGGTGGCCTTTTGCATCCTGTGGTGGGGCTGGCGCTCGGCCTTTGTGGTGTCGGGCGCGCTCAGTCTGGTTTGGGCGCTGATGTGGTGGTTTTGCTATCGGCGGCCCGAGGAGCATACGAAGCTCTCGGCGCAGGAACTGACCATGATCCGCGAGGGGCAGGGCGGGGCCGCGCCTGATGGCCCGTTGCCCAGCCGCTGGTCGTTGCTCAAAGAGCGCTCGTTCTGGGCGATTGCCCTGCCGCGTTTCTTTGCCGAACCGGCGTGGCAGACGTTCAACTTTTTCATCCCGCTCTATCTGGTCAGCGCATGGCATCTGGATTTGAAGGCCGTGGCGCTCTGGGCCTGGCTGCCGTTTCTGGCGGCGGATTTCGGGTCGCTGGCGGCGGGGGTTTTGCCGGGTTGGCTGATCCGGCGGGGGGCGGGGGTCATTGCCTCGCGCAAGATCACCATGACCTGCGGCGCGCTGCTGATGGCGGGCCCGGCATGCATCGGCCTTGCGACGAGCCCGATGATGGCGATCGTCTTCTTCTGCATCGGCGGCTTTGCGCATCAGATGCTCAATGGCGCGCTGATTACGCTCTGTTCCGACATGTTCCCCAGCAATCGGGTGGGCACGGTCAGTGGCCTGACCGGATCGGCGGCATGGATCGGGGGCATCCTGTTCACCTTCCTGATCGGGCAAAGCGCGGAT
- a CDS encoding glycoside hydrolase family 2 TIM barrel-domain containing protein: MIAHFYVHAAALALGAAIASHACAQEARSVLPLASDWRFTGEDAPKAEAVAPDFADGAWQSVSVPHTWNRVGYYHHDLGGTNTAATVAKKMGVSWYRNRFDAPANLAGRKTWIEFDAASRVAQVWLNGVLLGEHRGGFSRFRLDATAALKPGQSNVLAVRVDNSQPAAGSSTSDVLPLFGDFFVHGGLYRPVRLVSTAPLHVDMNDFGGPGLYANTAAVNGGDASVHVRLRLTNDAGKPVAAGARIALIDREGRVAAQTTVKQALGVKATQEVAADLTVAGAHLWQGVADPYLYRLRAEVLGADGKVSDTVEQNFGIRTMRFDADKGFFLNDKPYALHGVGYHQDRDGKGWAISPADVEEDVVTMREMGVNSIRLTHYQHGQVIHDLADRYGLVLWDEVPLVSAWTSMGKMEPEPALVANVRQQLSELIHQNYNHAATAIWSIANEVDFGNSLPAFVRGGTDGQTPDPMPLLNMLQKQAKSEDPSRPTALATCCEGRLFGADVAIPETAVAADLGGANRYFGWYFGKEQDLGPALDQLHAKRPAQPLSVTEYGAGGALTIHTDNVLGGMPDSRGAAQPEEYESYIHETAWAQIAARPYLYASWLWNSFDFATTVRTEGDAQDINTKGLVAYDHKTRKDAWYFYKANWSDAPTIRITGRRYATRAYGITDVKVYSNAQSTELLLNGRSLGKREGCAQMICVWPAVVLDAGENRLVARGIRHGEAVEDQITWTLSPEKRGHIVIDTGTLVAAKSKTRLLGSDNWFEGGEAASLDKPADYGRKAEPARIEGTDERDAIATYRKGNFAYHIPAPAGRYKLTLWFPAVAGGAKGGFDVSANGKPILRAFELAAPAADAAAVARTFEVKSNGRIDLEFKAGSAPARVSLIELDAQ; the protein is encoded by the coding sequence ATGATCGCACATTTCTACGTTCATGCCGCCGCTCTTGCCCTTGGCGCGGCGATCGCGTCCCACGCCTGCGCGCAGGAGGCCCGCTCGGTCCTTCCGCTCGCCTCCGACTGGCGTTTTACCGGCGAGGATGCCCCCAAGGCCGAAGCCGTCGCGCCCGATTTTGCCGATGGCGCGTGGCAGAGCGTTTCCGTGCCCCATACGTGGAACCGCGTGGGCTATTATCACCATGATCTGGGCGGCACGAACACGGCGGCCACAGTGGCGAAGAAAATGGGCGTGTCCTGGTATCGCAACCGCTTTGATGCGCCCGCCAATCTTGCCGGGCGCAAGACGTGGATCGAATTTGACGCGGCAAGCCGGGTGGCGCAGGTCTGGCTCAATGGTGTCCTGCTGGGCGAGCATCGCGGCGGGTTCAGTCGCTTCCGGCTGGATGCAACCGCCGCGTTGAAGCCGGGGCAGAGCAATGTGCTGGCCGTGCGCGTGGACAATTCGCAGCCGGCGGCCGGATCGTCCACGTCCGATGTGTTGCCGCTGTTCGGCGACTTTTTCGTGCATGGCGGGCTCTATCGTCCGGTGCGGCTGGTTTCCACCGCGCCTTTGCATGTGGATATGAATGATTTTGGCGGACCGGGCCTTTACGCCAATACGGCGGCGGTGAACGGCGGCGATGCTTCTGTTCATGTGCGGCTGCGCCTGACCAATGATGCGGGCAAGCCGGTGGCGGCCGGTGCGCGCATCGCGTTGATCGACCGCGAAGGCCGCGTGGCAGCGCAAACCACGGTCAAGCAGGCCCTTGGCGTCAAGGCAACGCAGGAAGTGGCCGCCGATCTGACCGTTGCGGGCGCGCATTTGTGGCAGGGCGTGGCCGATCCCTATCTCTATCGCCTGCGCGCCGAGGTGCTGGGCGCCGATGGCAAGGTCAGCGATACGGTCGAGCAGAATTTCGGCATCCGCACCATGCGCTTCGATGCCGACAAGGGCTTCTTTCTGAATGACAAGCCCTATGCCCTGCATGGCGTGGGCTATCATCAGGACCGCGACGGCAAGGGCTGGGCGATCAGCCCCGCCGATGTCGAGGAAGACGTGGTCACGATGCGCGAAATGGGCGTCAACTCGATCCGCCTGACCCATTATCAGCATGGACAGGTGATCCACGATCTGGCCGACCGCTATGGTTTGGTTCTCTGGGATGAAGTGCCGCTGGTTTCGGCATGGACCTCGATGGGCAAGATGGAGCCGGAGCCCGCGCTGGTGGCCAATGTGCGCCAGCAATTGAGCGAATTGATCCACCAGAATTACAACCATGCCGCAACCGCCATCTGGAGCATTGCGAACGAGGTCGATTTCGGCAATTCGCTCCCCGCCTTTGTGCGGGGCGGCACCGATGGGCAGACGCCCGATCCGATGCCTTTGCTCAACATGCTGCAGAAACAGGCAAAATCGGAAGATCCCTCGCGCCCGACTGCTCTGGCGACCTGTTGCGAAGGGCGGCTGTTTGGCGCGGATGTGGCCATTCCCGAAACGGCGGTGGCCGCTGATCTGGGCGGGGCGAACCGCTATTTCGGCTGGTATTTCGGCAAGGAGCAGGACCTTGGCCCGGCGCTGGACCAATTGCATGCCAAGCGTCCGGCCCAGCCCTTGTCGGTTACCGAATATGGCGCGGGCGGGGCGCTGACGATCCATACCGACAATGTGCTGGGCGGGATGCCGGATTCGCGCGGCGCGGCCCAGCCCGAAGAATATGAATCCTATATCCACGAAACCGCATGGGCCCAGATTGCCGCGCGGCCCTATCTCTATGCCTCGTGGCTGTGGAATTCCTTCGATTTTGCCACCACCGTCCGCACCGAGGGCGATGCGCAGGACATCAACACCAAGGGTCTGGTCGCCTATGACCACAAGACCCGCAAGGACGCCTGGTATTTCTACAAGGCCAATTGGAGCGATGCACCCACCATCCGCATCACCGGCCGCCGCTATGCGACCCGCGCCTATGGCATCACCGATGTCAAGGTTTACAGCAATGCGCAGAGCACAGAGTTGCTGCTCAACGGCCGTTCGCTGGGCAAGCGCGAGGGCTGCGCGCAGATGATCTGCGTCTGGCCCGCGGTGGTGCTGGATGCGGGTGAAAACCGTCTGGTGGCGCGGGGCATCCGCCATGGCGAGGCGGTCGAGGATCAGATCACATGGACCCTCTCGCCCGAAAAGCGCGGGCATATCGTGATCGATACCGGCACTCTGGTCGCGGCCAAGAGCAAGACGCGCCTGCTCGGTTCGGACAATTGGTTCGAGGGCGGCGAAGCGGCCAGTCTGGACAAGCCCGCCGATTATGGCCGCAAGGCCGAACCCGCCCGCATCGAGGGCACGGACGAGCGCGACGCCATCGCCACCTATCGCAAGGGCAATTTTGCCTATCACATTCCCGCGCCCGCCGGTCGCTACAAGCTTACCCTGTGGTTCCCGGCCGTGGCGGGCGGAGCCAAGGGCGGCTTTGATGTGAGCGCCAATGGCAAGCCGATCCTGCGCGCTTTTGAACTGGCGGCCCCGGCGGCGGATGCAGCGGCGGTGGCGCGGACCTTTGAGGTCAAGTCGAATGGCCGGATCGATCTGGAGTTCAAGGCAGGCAGCGCCCCGGCGCGTGTCTCGCTGATCGAACTGGACGCGCAATAA
- a CDS encoding glycoside hydrolase family 2 protein: MRKTHAIRFFAAALITGSFPLLAQQAPDALPLATVATEPLLVSADMREGIELSGTWHYSIDPYRSGISGFHGEAPDLGQQRWLDIDVRKTMAQDNRTMFEFDMAHAQTTSLPGSWLAAAPEMRHYQGLVWYQRHFDAPANRKGRYFLRFGAANYATTAYLNGKPLGRHEGGFTPFAFEVTQQLRDGDNQITFAVDSQATATTVPPTVTDWENYGGATRGIRLVHTPATYVDTAMVRLTTDGKLEAEAHLDGASAAGQNLHLTIAGLKIDVPGKTDAQGNWKGTIPAPRSLVRWSPENPQLYDVALSAGEDIWRDQIGFRTIERKGADILLNGKPIFLRGISMHEEEISPNPARIITPEAATALLGEIKNGLHGNYVRLSHYPHSEVMTRAADRLGLLVWSEVPVYWMVAWSNPGTLASARNMLAENILRDRNRASVVIWSVANETPVNDDRNAFLRTLIGDVRRLDPSRLVSAALLVKREEGTGAPTMTMADPLANDLDIVSINTYNGWYTGDRLSDLPGSVWHVPADRPLVFSEFGADAKSGFHSADRMQKFSEEFQAEYYRKTLEMADRVPTLRGLSPWILKDFRSPRRQNPDFQMGWNRKGLISETGQHKMAFDVLANYYTMKSKEKAK; encoded by the coding sequence ATGCGCAAGACCCACGCCATCAGGTTTTTTGCCGCCGCCCTGATCACGGGCAGTTTTCCGCTTCTGGCCCAGCAGGCGCCTGATGCGCTTCCGCTGGCCACCGTCGCCACTGAGCCGCTGCTGGTGTCTGCGGACATGCGCGAGGGCATTGAGCTGTCCGGCACATGGCATTATTCGATCGATCCCTATCGCTCCGGGATTTCCGGCTTCCATGGCGAAGCGCCCGATCTGGGCCAACAGCGCTGGCTCGACATTGACGTGCGCAAGACCATGGCGCAGGACAATCGGACCATGTTCGAATTTGACATGGCCCATGCGCAGACAACCTCGCTGCCCGGATCCTGGCTGGCGGCCGCGCCTGAAATGCGCCATTATCAGGGCCTTGTTTGGTATCAGCGCCACTTCGACGCCCCGGCCAACCGCAAGGGCCGCTATTTCCTGCGCTTTGGCGCGGCCAATTATGCCACCACGGCCTATTTGAACGGCAAACCCCTTGGGCGGCATGAGGGCGGGTTCACCCCCTTTGCCTTTGAGGTGACGCAGCAATTGCGCGACGGCGACAACCAGATCACCTTCGCCGTCGACTCGCAGGCCACCGCCACCACCGTCCCGCCCACCGTCACCGACTGGGAAAATTACGGCGGGGCGACGCGCGGCATCCGTCTGGTCCATACGCCCGCCACCTATGTCGATACTGCGATGGTGCGCCTGACCACCGACGGCAAGCTGGAGGCAGAGGCGCATCTTGATGGCGCATCGGCGGCGGGGCAAAACCTGCATCTGACGATTGCCGGGCTGAAAATCGATGTTCCGGGCAAGACTGATGCGCAGGGCAACTGGAAGGGCACGATCCCCGCGCCGCGCTCGCTGGTGCGCTGGTCGCCGGAAAACCCCCAGCTTTATGATGTGGCGCTGAGCGCGGGCGAGGACATCTGGCGCGACCAGATCGGTTTTCGCACCATTGAGCGCAAGGGCGCGGACATCCTGTTGAACGGCAAGCCGATTTTCCTGCGCGGCATTTCGATGCATGAGGAGGAGATCAGCCCCAACCCCGCCCGTATCATCACGCCTGAGGCGGCAACCGCCTTGCTGGGCGAAATCAAGAACGGCCTGCACGGCAATTACGTCCGCCTTTCGCATTATCCCCATTCCGAGGTGATGACCCGCGCCGCCGACAGGCTGGGCCTGCTGGTGTGGAGCGAGGTGCCGGTTTACTGGATGGTGGCGTGGAGCAATCCGGGCACGCTGGCCTCGGCGCGCAACATGCTGGCCGAAAACATCCTGCGCGATCGCAACCGGGCCTCGGTGGTGATCTGGAGCGTGGCCAATGAAACCCCGGTCAATGATGATCGCAACGCCTTCCTGCGCACGCTGATCGGTGACGTTCGCCGCCTCGACCCCAGCCGCCTGGTCAGCGCCGCCCTGCTGGTCAAGCGCGAGGAAGGGACCGGCGCGCCGACCATGACCATGGCCGATCCGCTGGCCAATGATCTCGATATTGTCTCGATCAACACCTATAATGGCTGGTACACCGGGGATCGCCTGTCGGACCTGCCGGGCAGCGTATGGCATGTGCCCGCCGACCGTCCGCTGGTGTTTTCCGAATTTGGCGCGGACGCGAAATCGGGCTTCCACAGCGCGGACAGGATGCAGAAATTCTCCGAGGAATTTCAGGCCGAATATTACCGCAAGACGCTGGAAATGGCCGATCGCGTGCCGACGCTGCGCGGGCTCTCGCCATGGATCCTGAAAGATTTTCGCTCGCCCCGCCGCCAGAATCCCGATTTCCAGATGGGCTGGAACCGCAAGGGGCTGATTTCGGAAACCGGACAGCACAAGATGGCCTTTGACGTGCTGGCCAATTACTACACGATGAAATCCAAGGAAAAAGCTAAGTGA
- a CDS encoding alpha/beta hydrolase yields MKKLALIAALWATSASAAPGAWVDGVLPVANPPVSKAVDLPVTLPRDNPAPEGWAQQTPDQRLVYNVNKPQLLLWPNTTLPADKQAPAVILVPGGGFQFLAMDNEGFDVAKRLEKQGVRVFILKYRTLPVGNGFAAFKEALAGLFQRGEKVKDDDRPFAVADTQAAIRMVRSHAAQWHVDPAQVGILGFSAGAMTVLATTQANAADARPDFVGMVYGPTQGTEVPAHAPPLFSVIAADDRFFKDQDLSLLHAWRKSGSSVEFHLYSAGGHGFASQPNGTTSDAWFDQYALWLKDNKITGK; encoded by the coding sequence GTGAAGAAACTTGCCCTGATCGCGGCCCTGTGGGCCACCTCGGCCAGCGCCGCGCCTGGGGCATGGGTCGATGGCGTTCTGCCCGTCGCCAATCCCCCGGTCAGCAAGGCGGTGGACCTGCCCGTAACCCTTCCGCGCGACAACCCCGCGCCTGAAGGCTGGGCGCAGCAGACGCCCGATCAGCGCCTCGTCTATAATGTCAACAAGCCGCAATTGCTGCTCTGGCCCAACACCACGCTGCCCGCCGACAAGCAGGCGCCTGCGGTCATTCTGGTGCCGGGCGGGGGTTTTCAGTTCCTCGCCATGGACAATGAAGGCTTTGATGTTGCCAAGCGCCTTGAAAAGCAGGGCGTGCGGGTGTTCATCCTGAAGTATCGCACGCTGCCGGTCGGCAACGGATTTGCCGCCTTCAAAGAGGCGCTGGCCGGTCTGTTTCAACGCGGCGAAAAGGTGAAGGACGATGACCGCCCCTTTGCCGTGGCCGATACGCAGGCCGCGATCCGCATGGTGCGCAGCCATGCCGCGCAATGGCATGTCGATCCGGCGCAGGTGGGTATTCTGGGCTTTTCAGCGGGCGCGATGACGGTTCTTGCCACGACGCAGGCCAATGCGGCCGATGCCCGACCCGATTTTGTCGGCATGGTCTATGGCCCGACGCAGGGCACCGAGGTTCCCGCCCATGCCCCGCCGCTCTTTTCGGTGATCGCCGCCGACGACCGTTTCTTCAAGGATCAGGACCTCAGCCTGCTTCACGCCTGGCGCAAATCGGGCAGCTCGGTAGAGTTCCATCTCTACAGCGCGGGCGGCCACGGCTTTGCCTCGCAGCCCAACGGCACGACCAGCGATGCCTGGTTCGACCAATATGCGCTGTGGCTTAAAGACAACAAAATCACTGGCAAATAA